One genomic region from Muriicola soli encodes:
- a CDS encoding mechanosensitive ion channel family protein: MQEEILKIPSNESLLYVFGGLLLLVLIYIFTTSILRKIGKDDKYLLPRDTVKKISLPLVFILFSFLIRMGALRELLGLEDYGAWFRKISTLLFIFSFTWLLIRIIKLIKQLVINNYDVQSTDNLKARKVYTQFTILERIFIFIVTIMALGIALMSFEEIREIGISIFASAGVAGIIIGFSAQKMIGAILAGIQIAIAQPIKIDDVVVVEGEWGRIEQITLTYVVVAIWDKRRLVLPTTYFIEKPFQNWTKTTADILGTVFLYTDYKVPFDELREELKRILDSTDLWDGKAQNIQVTNATGTHVEIRALMSAKDSPTAWDLRVLVREKLITFLQENYPESLPHSRVFIKDERNKN, translated from the coding sequence ATGCAAGAAGAAATCCTGAAAATACCTTCCAACGAATCCCTGTTATACGTTTTTGGGGGGCTGCTTTTACTTGTCCTCATCTATATATTTACGACTTCGATACTTAGGAAAATCGGGAAAGATGACAAGTATCTCCTTCCCAGGGACACTGTTAAAAAGATATCGCTCCCTCTGGTTTTTATACTTTTTTCCTTCCTGATAAGAATGGGTGCACTGAGGGAATTACTGGGCCTGGAGGATTATGGCGCCTGGTTCAGAAAAATCAGTACTCTGCTATTTATTTTTTCTTTTACCTGGCTGCTGATCAGGATCATCAAATTGATCAAACAATTAGTGATCAACAACTACGACGTTCAATCCACCGATAACCTCAAGGCCAGAAAAGTATATACGCAGTTTACCATTCTGGAACGCATATTTATTTTCATTGTAACCATCATGGCCCTGGGCATAGCCCTGATGAGTTTTGAGGAAATCCGCGAGATTGGGATCAGTATTTTTGCTTCTGCCGGTGTAGCCGGTATCATCATAGGTTTTTCCGCCCAAAAAATGATCGGCGCCATCCTGGCCGGAATACAAATCGCGATCGCCCAACCTATCAAAATTGATGATGTAGTGGTGGTGGAAGGTGAATGGGGGAGGATAGAACAGATCACCCTAACCTATGTGGTAGTTGCCATCTGGGATAAAAGGCGTTTGGTACTTCCCACTACTTATTTTATTGAAAAACCTTTCCAGAACTGGACTAAAACTACTGCTGATATTCTGGGTACCGTATTCCTTTATACAGACTACAAAGTCCCCTTCGATGAGTTGCGGGAAGAGCTCAAACGCATATTGGACAGCACAGATCTCTGGGATGGAAAGGCTCAGAATATACAGGTGACCAACGCAACGGGGACGCATGTAGAGATAAGGGCATTGATGAGCGCAAAAGATTCTCCTACGGCATGGGACCTCAGGGTACTTGTAAGAGAAAAGCTGATTACTTTTTTACAAGAAAATTATCCGGAAAGTCTCCCTCACTCACGGGTATTTATAAAAGATGAAAGAAATAAGAATTAA
- a CDS encoding MATE family efflux transporter: MAKVSSDDLGSESIGRLLIKQAVPASIGILVMSLNILVDTIFVGNWIGSIAIAAINVVLPVSFFIAALGMAIGIGGSSIISRALGAENKHKALKTFGNQISLTLLVTITMVAFGLYFADGLIPAFGGKGAIFKPAKIYYTIVLYGVPFLALCMMGNTVIRAEGKPKFAMIAMIIPSVGNLLMDYVFIYIFDWGMEGAAWATTGGYLLCFGYIFYFFLSKNSELKIKSVDFRLDLPILKEIGSLGFVTLSRQAVTSITYLLMNNILFDLGGESMVAVYAIIGRMLMFALFPVFGVTQGFLPIAGYNYGAQKYERVRESINTAITYAAIVATVVFVGLMVFPAEITGLFLSSRADMSAEEMASNIFVLENTPAAMRWVFAATPIIAIQLIGAAYFQAVGKAVPALLLTLTRQGFFFIPLILILPIYLGELGVWLSFPIADTLSTIVTGYFLRREVKTSLRIDAAA, encoded by the coding sequence ATGGCAAAGGTCTCCTCAGATGATTTAGGCTCAGAATCGATCGGGAGACTCCTGATTAAACAGGCAGTACCTGCCTCCATAGGGATTTTGGTAATGTCCCTGAACATCCTGGTGGATACCATTTTCGTTGGGAATTGGATCGGCTCAATAGCAATTGCAGCCATAAACGTAGTCTTACCGGTTTCTTTTTTTATCGCTGCCCTGGGGATGGCTATTGGTATTGGAGGGAGCAGCATTATTTCCAGAGCCCTGGGGGCGGAAAACAAGCACAAGGCCTTAAAGACTTTTGGCAATCAGATATCCCTCACCCTTTTAGTCACCATAACCATGGTGGCATTTGGCTTGTATTTTGCAGACGGACTTATTCCCGCTTTTGGGGGCAAGGGAGCTATATTTAAGCCGGCGAAGATCTACTATACCATTGTTCTTTACGGCGTGCCATTTCTCGCCCTGTGTATGATGGGTAATACGGTTATCAGGGCGGAGGGGAAACCCAAATTCGCCATGATTGCCATGATCATTCCGTCAGTCGGAAATCTTCTGATGGATTATGTTTTTATTTACATCTTCGATTGGGGGATGGAAGGCGCGGCCTGGGCTACAACCGGAGGGTACCTCTTGTGTTTTGGATACATCTTTTACTTTTTTCTCTCCAAAAATTCAGAACTGAAAATTAAGTCGGTCGACTTTAGGCTCGATCTTCCCATTTTAAAAGAAATAGGATCTCTGGGTTTTGTCACCTTATCAAGACAGGCAGTTACCAGTATTACCTATCTTCTGATGAACAATATTTTATTCGATCTCGGAGGAGAATCGATGGTAGCAGTATACGCGATAATCGGTAGAATGCTGATGTTTGCCTTATTCCCTGTATTTGGTGTAACTCAGGGCTTTCTGCCTATTGCCGGATACAATTACGGAGCACAAAAATATGAAAGGGTAAGAGAGTCCATAAACACGGCAATTACTTACGCTGCTATTGTTGCTACGGTTGTTTTTGTAGGTCTTATGGTTTTCCCGGCCGAGATTACCGGATTGTTTCTCAGCAGTCGTGCCGATATGTCGGCTGAGGAAATGGCCAGCAATATTTTTGTTCTGGAAAATACCCCAGCGGCGATGCGATGGGTTTTCGCCGCTACCCCGATCATAGCAATCCAATTAATAGGGGCGGCCTATTTTCAGGCGGTGGGAAAAGCCGTTCCTGCGCTCTTGCTGACACTTACGCGGCAGGGCTTTTTCTTTATTCCACTCATCCTGATTCTTCCCATTTACCTCGGCGAGCTAGGGGTATGGTTGTCTTTCCCTATAGCAGATACCCTTTCTACAATTGTCACAGGATATTTCCTTCGTCGGGAAGTTAAAACCTCCCTTAGAATTGACGCAGCGGCCTGA
- the hemH gene encoding ferrochelatase translates to MKGVLLVNLGSPDSPTAKDVKPYLDEFLMDKRVIDVPKLLRNILVRGIILQTRPKKSAKAYKKIWWEEGSPLIVISERFTEKVRKKTELPVALGMRYGSLSIKKALDELDKKGVDDVLLVPLYPHYAMSSYETVVVKALEDQQNYFPSMKMTTLPAFYHRPEYIKVLSTSIAEGLKDFDYDHVLFSYHGIPERHIRKSDPTRFHCKIDGSCCKINSVAHHTCYRHQCYETTELVKAFLGLDEDKVSTSFQSRLAGDPWLKPYTDFEFERLAKEGKKKLAVITPAFVSDCLETLEEIAMEGKEQFEEAGGEHYKHISCLNERDDWVELMASWISNWETKNLLPV, encoded by the coding sequence TTGAAAGGAGTATTATTAGTAAATCTGGGATCACCTGACAGTCCTACTGCAAAGGATGTTAAGCCCTATCTGGACGAGTTCCTGATGGACAAACGCGTGATCGATGTACCCAAATTATTACGCAATATCCTGGTTCGCGGGATCATCTTACAAACCCGCCCAAAAAAATCCGCCAAAGCGTATAAAAAAATATGGTGGGAAGAAGGTTCACCACTGATAGTTATATCGGAACGTTTTACGGAGAAGGTTCGGAAAAAAACAGAACTTCCCGTTGCCCTCGGAATGCGTTATGGCTCATTGAGTATCAAAAAGGCCCTGGACGAACTAGACAAGAAAGGAGTAGATGACGTCCTGCTCGTGCCTTTGTATCCCCATTATGCAATGTCCTCATACGAAACTGTGGTTGTAAAAGCTTTGGAAGATCAGCAAAACTATTTTCCTTCCATGAAGATGACAACCCTACCTGCCTTTTACCACCGTCCGGAATATATAAAGGTATTGTCGACGAGTATTGCTGAAGGATTGAAAGACTTCGACTATGATCACGTCTTATTTTCCTATCATGGGATCCCCGAAAGACATATCCGAAAGTCGGATCCTACCCGCTTTCATTGTAAGATAGACGGTAGTTGTTGTAAAATAAACTCCGTTGCTCATCATACCTGCTACAGACATCAGTGTTACGAAACCACAGAGTTGGTAAAAGCGTTTCTCGGGTTGGATGAAGATAAGGTGAGTACCTCTTTTCAGTCGCGCCTTGCAGGAGATCCATGGCTTAAACCCTATACAGATTTCGAATTTGAACGTCTTGCCAAAGAAGGTAAAAAGAAGCTCGCTGTTATTACTCCTGCTTTTGTCAGTGACTGTCTGGAAACCCTGGAGGAGATAGCTATGGAGGGGAAAGAACAATTTGAAGAAGCGGGGGGTGAACACTACAAGCACATTTCCTGTCTCAATGAACGAGACGACTGGGTTGAGCTCATGGCTTCCTGGATTTCCAACTGGGAAACAAAAAATCTACTACCGGTCTGA